From Desulfosoma caldarium, the proteins below share one genomic window:
- a CDS encoding ATP-binding protein, translated as MSLTVAFGGKGGTGKTTLAGLLIRYMIEKGMKPVLAVDADSNANLNEVLGVSLNETLSQAREMMKKDVPTGMTKDIFMEMKMEQALVEGDGFDLIAMGQPEGPGCYCAANNLLAGLLDRLMKNYQYLVIDNEAGMEHFSRLTQKDVDVLVLVSDPSRRGLTAACRISELVSSLPMRVGKKVLVVNQVQEPLSWPEEVVKVFSNGNIYTVPADPLLAQFDMQGKPTSQLPSDSQVVHAAWALFDKILQEIKAG; from the coding sequence ATGAGTTTGACGGTGGCTTTTGGAGGCAAGGGCGGCACGGGCAAGACGACCCTTGCTGGCCTATTGATTCGCTACATGATTGAAAAGGGCATGAAGCCGGTCTTGGCGGTGGATGCTGATTCCAACGCGAACCTCAACGAGGTTCTGGGTGTCTCTTTGAATGAAACCCTTTCCCAAGCTCGAGAGATGATGAAAAAGGATGTCCCCACGGGCATGACCAAAGACATCTTCATGGAAATGAAAATGGAGCAGGCTCTGGTGGAAGGGGACGGTTTCGATCTGATCGCCATGGGCCAGCCCGAAGGGCCGGGGTGTTATTGTGCGGCCAACAATTTGTTGGCCGGTCTTCTTGATCGATTAATGAAAAATTACCAATACCTGGTCATTGACAACGAAGCCGGCATGGAACACTTCAGCCGCCTCACGCAAAAGGACGTGGACGTGCTCGTGCTGGTTTCCGATCCCAGCCGTCGAGGCTTGACGGCGGCCTGCCGCATTTCGGAACTGGTGAGTTCCTTGCCCATGAGGGTAGGCAAGAAGGTTCTGGTGGTCAACCAGGTCCAGGAGCCGCTTTCCTGGCCCGAAGAGGTGGTGAAGGTGTTTTCCAACGGGAATATTTACACCGTGCCCGCGGATCCCCTTTTGGCGCAGTTCGACATGCAGGGCAAACCCACAAGTCAATTGCCCAGCGATTCCCAAGTGGTGCATGCGGCCTGGGCCCTTTTTGACAAGATTTTGCAAGAAATCAAGGCGGGGTAA
- a CDS encoding methylenetetrahydrofolate reductase C-terminal domain-containing protein: MVVAERKPIEEILAMVADFKKVLLVGCKGCVTVCCAGGTKEVGILGSALRIARKKQGNPLEVVEHTLERQCDPEYVDQLAPMLNDNSFDAVLSMACSVGPQFIAKKYTIPVYPMLNTTFIGGALEHGVWAEFCQSCGNCLIHHFGGLCPIARCSKSLMNGPCGGSANKKCEVSPEIDCIWHLIYDRMVELGQLEKLRPVFPIKDWSTSRDGGPRKIVREDLKL, translated from the coding sequence TGGCCGACTTTAAGAAGGTGTTGCTGGTCGGCTGCAAGGGGTGCGTGACGGTCTGTTGTGCCGGAGGCACCAAGGAAGTGGGCATCTTGGGTTCCGCGCTCCGTATCGCCAGGAAAAAGCAGGGCAACCCGTTGGAGGTCGTGGAGCATACGCTGGAACGCCAGTGCGATCCCGAGTATGTGGATCAATTGGCCCCCATGCTCAATGACAATAGCTTTGATGCGGTTTTGTCCATGGCCTGCAGTGTTGGGCCCCAGTTCATCGCCAAGAAGTACACCATTCCCGTGTACCCTATGCTGAACACCACCTTCATCGGCGGCGCCTTGGAACACGGCGTGTGGGCCGAATTCTGCCAATCCTGCGGCAATTGTCTCATTCACCATTTCGGTGGTTTGTGCCCCATCGCGCGCTGTTCCAAGAGCCTCATGAACGGGCCATGTGGGGGATCCGCCAACAAGAAGTGTGAAGTAAGCCCGGAAATCGACTGCATTTGGCATTTAATCTATGACCGCATGGTAGAGCTGGGGCAATTGGAAAAGCTGCGCCCGGTGTTTCCCATCAAGGATTGGTCCACGAGCCGCGATGGTGGTCCTCGAAAGATCGTCAGGGAGGATTTGAAGCTATGA
- a CDS encoding methylenetetrahydrofolate reductase — MKAGSNLEKVFTQGHFAVTGELGPPRGASVEVIEKKAGYLRGVVDSINVTDNQTSVVRMSSVAVCKLLVDMGLEPNLQMVCRDRNRIAMQSDLLGAYALGIRNVLCLSGDHNRFGDHPQSKNVYDVDSMQLIGIVKKLRDEGKMLSGQELEGVPKFFIGAAANPFGDPFEFRVTRLAKKIDAGADFIQTQCIYNMEKFRKYMHIAHEEGLTEKCYIMAGITPLKSVGMARYMAKFVPGLDVPDYYIDRLKGVEKKKQADEGIKIAVEQIQEVREIPGVRGIHLMAIEWEHKVPEILEAAGLLPRPSVN, encoded by the coding sequence ATGAAAGCCGGAAGCAACCTGGAGAAGGTGTTTACGCAAGGGCATTTCGCAGTCACTGGTGAATTGGGTCCTCCTCGCGGCGCATCCGTGGAAGTCATCGAAAAGAAAGCCGGATATCTGCGCGGTGTGGTGGATTCCATCAACGTGACGGACAACCAAACCTCGGTGGTGCGCATGTCCAGTGTGGCTGTGTGCAAGCTGCTGGTGGACATGGGCCTGGAGCCTAACCTTCAGATGGTGTGTCGGGATCGCAACCGCATTGCCATGCAAAGCGATCTTCTCGGCGCATATGCTCTGGGCATTCGCAATGTCTTATGCCTTTCCGGAGACCACAACCGCTTTGGGGATCATCCCCAGTCCAAGAACGTCTATGACGTGGATTCCATGCAGCTCATCGGCATCGTGAAAAAGCTTCGCGACGAAGGCAAAATGCTCAGCGGCCAGGAACTGGAAGGGGTGCCCAAGTTTTTCATCGGAGCGGCCGCCAATCCCTTTGGGGATCCCTTTGAATTTCGCGTCACTCGGCTGGCCAAGAAAATCGATGCCGGCGCGGACTTCATTCAGACCCAGTGCATTTACAACATGGAAAAATTTCGAAAATACATGCACATCGCTCACGAAGAGGGGCTGACCGAAAAATGCTATATCATGGCGGGCATCACGCCCCTGAAGTCGGTGGGCATGGCGAGATATATGGCCAAATTCGTCCCGGGTCTGGACGTGCCGGACTACTACATCGATCGGCTCAAAGGCGTGGAAAAAAAGAAACAAGCCGATGAGGGGATCAAGATCGCCGTGGAGCAAATTCAAGAAGTGCGAGAAATTCCAGGGGTCAGGGGCATTCATTTGATGGCTATCGAATGGGAACACAAGGTGCCGGAGATTTTGGAAGCGGCCGGGTTACTGCCGAGACCGTCCGTCAACTGA